Proteins from one Candidatus Alcyoniella australis genomic window:
- a CDS encoding DUF3108 domain-containing protein — MKLGDNRNPPRRWFLRSAAGALGSAFAIGAPRIAAAQIHPPDPAQPQLSTFRSFAQQATDDQLLEQLSGEHLLYKMTFMGFIDAAETHLRIERGPQDNQLTATIDARARGLFGWLTGYRREQQVSVMQLGLDPYTQRRRLITVGLERSSKYNGSQTHSKHTLEYGSTRIWSYKEYDDGRLKNGRQTLIPPGVIYESLPSALYNFRLGVYGPLKPGRSFELQTIPFKGVDTFRLRVAEQELLAQEQRWIAHTPGARWLAVIEINRKIYGIKAGQAQILVDSALLPLAGKINNALAFGNLETELLNNPHNGK; from the coding sequence CCGCAATCCGCCCCGGCGCTGGTTCTTACGCAGCGCGGCAGGGGCTTTGGGCTCGGCATTTGCCATCGGCGCGCCGCGCATCGCAGCAGCGCAGATCCACCCCCCGGACCCGGCGCAGCCGCAGCTTTCCACGTTCAGGAGCTTTGCCCAGCAGGCCACGGACGATCAGCTGCTCGAACAGCTCAGCGGCGAACACCTGTTGTACAAGATGACCTTCATGGGTTTCATCGACGCTGCCGAGACGCACCTGAGAATCGAGCGCGGCCCGCAGGACAACCAGCTCACAGCCACCATTGACGCCCGGGCGCGGGGACTGTTCGGCTGGCTCACCGGCTACCGTCGGGAACAGCAAGTGAGCGTAATGCAGCTCGGACTTGACCCGTACACCCAGCGCCGCAGGCTGATCACCGTGGGCCTGGAGCGCAGCAGCAAATACAACGGCAGCCAGACTCACTCCAAACACACCCTGGAGTACGGCTCGACGCGCATCTGGTCGTACAAGGAATACGATGACGGACGGCTGAAGAACGGTCGCCAGACCTTGATCCCGCCCGGCGTGATCTACGAGAGTCTGCCCAGCGCGCTGTACAACTTCCGCCTCGGGGTCTACGGCCCGCTGAAGCCCGGCCGCAGCTTTGAACTACAGACGATCCCGTTCAAGGGGGTCGATACCTTCCGCCTGCGCGTGGCCGAGCAAGAGCTGCTTGCCCAAGAGCAACGCTGGATCGCACACACGCCCGGCGCGCGCTGGCTGGCCGTAATCGAGATCAACCGCAAGATCTACGGCATCAAGGCCGGGCAGGCGCAAATTTTGGTCGACTCCGCACTGCTGCCGTTGGCCGGCAAAATCAATAACGCCCTGGCCTTCGGCAACCTTGAGACCGAGTTGCTCAACAATCCGCATAACGGCAAGTAG